In Treponema denticola, one genomic interval encodes:
- a CDS encoding DUF2715 domain-containing protein, with protein MLFSEEEPYKEEYSVQEKTSLNEKKWGFDRFVFAAAGGMGIGVDLSPSNKADYTVFFGPSLKFDTQFLFKSGFSLLITNEMNFPFLYDNTKKKIEPPTGTLWNFGFLAGYTFALKNDLEMTLAGGFGGVMMIMPQIIAQFSLSKFFTEVCGLYFAVSNKFIIIPDLFFNTRNIYFLNIFDAVLGISFRIPRRTKG; from the coding sequence TTGCTTTTTTCAGAAGAAGAGCCGTATAAGGAAGAATATTCCGTTCAAGAAAAAACGAGTCTTAATGAAAAAAAATGGGGTTTTGACCGCTTTGTCTTTGCTGCTGCAGGGGGTATGGGCATAGGTGTAGATCTTTCCCCTTCAAATAAAGCCGATTATACCGTCTTTTTCGGTCCCAGCTTAAAATTTGATACACAGTTTTTATTTAAATCCGGATTCTCTCTTTTAATTACAAATGAGATGAATTTTCCCTTCCTGTATGATAACACAAAAAAGAAAATAGAACCTCCTACAGGTACTCTATGGAATTTCGGTTTCTTAGCCGGTTACACCTTTGCTTTAAAAAACGATTTGGAAATGACGCTTGCAGGAGGCTTTGGAGGCGTTATGATGATTATGCCTCAAATTATTGCCCAATTTAGCCTGTCAAAATTTTTTACAGAAGTCTGCGGGCTTTATTTTGCAGTAAGCAATAAATTCATCATCATCCCCGATTTATTTTTTAACACAAGAAATATTTATTTTCTTAATATTTTTGATGCCGTACTAGGAATATCATTTAGGATTCCCCGCAGAACTAAAGGCTAA